In Methanosarcina barkeri MS, a single window of DNA contains:
- a CDS encoding PRC-barrel domain-containing protein, which yields MGIDEELHVPKKMNFVPTTKIKGSKVLTIKDEELGKIEEVMIDSERGRIAYVILACDCFIGMSCKLFAIPWEALKATRGDYILRVEKGAFKAAEGLGDNVWTLTRNDLTKIYEKYNVPPYWEV from the coding sequence ATGGGAATAGATGAAGAACTGCACGTTCCAAAGAAAATGAATTTTGTGCCGACAACGAAAATAAAAGGATCTAAGGTCTTAACTATTAAAGATGAAGAACTTGGAAAGATTGAAGAAGTCATGATTGACTCTGAACGGGGAAGAATAGCATACGTAATACTTGCTTGTGATTGTTTTATTGGTATGTCCTGTAAATTATTTGCCATTCCCTGGGAAGCTCTTAAAGCAACTCGAGGTGATTATATCCTTAGAGTTGAGAAAGGAGCATTCAAAGCGGCAGAAGGTTTGGGCGACAACGTGTGGACTTTAACTCGTAATGATTTGACTAAAATATATGAAAAGTATAACGTTCCTCCTTACTGGGAAGTTTAA
- a CDS encoding beta-propeller fold lactonase family protein: MPLGDGWPIGVAVNPAGTRVYVASATIDDACIVYVIDTAINTVNTKVNIGSSYPSEITVNPAGTRIYVTKQHDYTDISVINTATNTLMAPIIVGPSTYNVAFTPDGKKIYAANSRNNTIYVIDAATNKVTANVPVGDSPYEVVVTPDGKKVYVPNYNSSTVSVIDKATDNVTATVPVGDSPRRVAVTSDGNKVYIANNNTVSVIDTAADIVIATVPVGTSSCEIVVSPDGSKVYLGNFYNNSVTVINTKTNTVTAKVPVGEWPMGIAVTPDGKKVYVANADSDNVSVIDSTTNNVTATVNAGIYPTGVIIVPFTHSNITYQSTSATSNATEDIGVEKTNCSSSEEQNAVELNKSKNNTSESYNGNSSGRNESSKNNSTPGFGLLGSLICLYGGWKFSKK; this comes from the coding sequence GTGCCTCTCGGCGATGGGTGGCCTATAGGAGTTGCAGTCAACCCTGCAGGAACAAGGGTATATGTAGCGTCCGCAACTATAGACGACGCCTGCATTGTTTATGTAATTGACACAGCCATAAATACGGTCAATACCAAAGTGAATATCGGAAGTAGCTATCCTTCGGAAATTACAGTTAACCCTGCAGGAACAAGAATTTATGTGACGAAACAGCATGATTACACCGATATCTCTGTAATTAACACAGCGACAAACACCTTAATGGCACCGATTATTGTGGGGCCGAGTACTTACAATGTTGCATTTACACCGGATGGAAAAAAAATCTATGCTGCAAACAGTCGAAACAACACTATTTACGTAATTGATGCGGCTACAAACAAAGTTACAGCCAATGTACCTGTAGGAGACAGTCCTTATGAAGTTGTAGTCACACCGGACGGAAAAAAGGTATACGTACCTAACTATAACAGCAGCACTGTGTCTGTAATTGACAAAGCCACCGATAATGTTACAGCGACCGTGCCTGTAGGAGACTCGCCTCGGCGTGTTGCAGTCACTTCTGATGGAAATAAAGTATATATCGCTAACAACAACACTGTGTCTGTAATTGATACAGCCGCAGATATTGTAATAGCCACTGTGCCTGTAGGAACTTCTTCTTGTGAAATTGTAGTCAGTCCAGATGGAAGTAAGGTATATTTAGGAAACTTTTACAATAACAGTGTCACTGTAATTAATACAAAAACAAACACCGTCACAGCCAAAGTGCCTGTAGGAGAATGGCCCATGGGAATTGCAGTCACACCGGATGGAAAAAAGGTATATGTGGCAAACGCTGACAGCGACAATGTCTCTGTAATTGATTCAACCACAAATAACGTTACAGCTACGGTGAACGCAGGAATATACCCTACCGGAGTTATAATTGTGCCTTTTACACATTCTAATATAACTTATCAAAGCACAAGTGCAACCTCCAATGCAACTGAAGATATAGGAGTTGAAAAAACTAACTGTTCTTCATCTGAAGAACAAAACGCTGTCGAACTCAATAAGTCAAAAAATAATACTTCTGAATCCTATAATGGTAATAGCTCAGGTAGAAATGAGTCGAGCAAAAATAACTCTACTCCAGGCTTTGGATTATTGGGAAGCTTGATCTGTCTTTATGGAGGGTGGAAGTTCAGCAAGAAGTAA
- a CDS encoding IS701 family transposase — MDINPPKCTDIDYINFLIAASNVFSCTEAARCYPDIANAPSHDAFTRCLQRQPPDTEALWEEVKSYVKLKGGYLIVDDSTLDKPYAEEIAFVRRMWSGKHHRTVKGIGLVTLVWTDGTTVIPIDFRIYNIDVDDKTKNDHFRDMLDKAEERGFNPKFVLFDTWYASVKNLKAIRQKEWHFLTRLKNNRLVNPDNKGNVPLETVDIPPKGRVVHLKAYGFVKVFRIVSKNGDTQHWVTDVQEMDEAKREDLAKKSWKIEEYHRGIKQFCGVEKCQARKEESQRAHIMFSLRAFLRLELQRIKSGISWFESAMKIRRVAVTEYLRNPQYTLN, encoded by the coding sequence ATGGACATAAATCCACCTAAGTGTACCGACATTGACTACATTAATTTTCTCATTGCGGCTTCTAACGTTTTTAGCTGTACTGAAGCTGCTAGATGTTATCCAGACATAGCTAATGCTCCTTCTCATGATGCTTTTACTCGTTGCCTTCAAAGGCAACCTCCAGACACGGAAGCACTATGGGAGGAAGTAAAAAGTTATGTCAAGCTTAAGGGAGGATACCTAATTGTTGATGATTCAACATTAGATAAACCATACGCAGAAGAAATTGCTTTTGTTCGTCGTATGTGGAGTGGAAAACATCATCGTACTGTAAAGGGAATAGGCCTGGTTACCTTAGTTTGGACTGACGGTACAACCGTTATACCTATCGATTTTCGAATTTATAACATCGATGTAGACGACAAAACAAAGAATGACCATTTCCGTGATATGCTTGACAAGGCCGAAGAACGTGGTTTTAATCCCAAATTCGTTTTATTTGATACATGGTATGCAAGTGTGAAAAACCTTAAAGCCATTAGACAGAAAGAGTGGCATTTCCTTACAAGATTGAAAAATAATCGTTTGGTAAATCCTGACAACAAGGGAAATGTGCCACTTGAAACAGTAGATATTCCTCCAAAAGGACGTGTGGTTCACCTCAAAGCATATGGATTTGTAAAGGTGTTTAGGATAGTTTCAAAAAATGGAGACACGCAACACTGGGTTACAGATGTGCAAGAGATGGATGAAGCAAAACGTGAAGATTTGGCAAAGAAGTCATGGAAAATTGAGGAATATCATAGGGGAATAAAACAGTTCTGTGGTGTCGAAAAATGTCAGGCAAGAAAGGAAGAATCACAAAGAGCACATATAATGTTCTCATTAAGAGCTTTTCTTAGACTGGAATTACAAAGAATCAAAAGTGGAATATCCTGGTTTGAAAGTGCTATGAAAATTAGAAGAGTGGCAGTGACAGAATACTTAAGGAATCCCCAATACACGTTAAATTAA
- the hdrA2 gene encoding CoB-CoM heterodisulfide reductase HdrA2: MRIGVYICHCGLNIAGVIDVLALQEMAAKLEDVVLAREVQFLCSDSGQEGIIKDIKENKIDRVVIAACSPRLHEKTFRHVMEKAGLNPYLMEMVNIREQCSWVHADDPQMATQKAFDLIRMGVAKAKFLKELSATSSKASRNVLIIGGGVAGIEAALNLAEAGFPVTMVEKESTIGGKMALMNEVFPTNDCSICVLAPKMTEVQNHPNINLYTYSEVTDISGSVGKFHVKVTRKPRFILEDKCKGCVDLCSAVCPVEIENPMNYGVGKTRAIYMPIPQSVPQVVLIDPDHCVGCGLCLQACPADAVDYEQKPEEIEFEAGAVIVSTGYQLFDASRKKEYGFGKYPDVITNMQLERMLNSAGPTGGRVIVPSTGKPPKSVSFIQCVGSRDKTVGNEYCSRVCCMAALKNSQMVKERYPDTEITIHYIDIRAAGEMYEEYYTRTQSMGVDFIRGKVAEIYAGEDGRPVLRYEDTLESRIEEEACDLVVLSTGYEPSKSAEGIGRMLNLARRPDRFFASAHPKMRPVDAPVSGVFLAGCASGPKEIQVSIAQGSACASKVMQLLGTGELEADPMGAHVDPEKCIGCRTCLEVCKFGKIKIENKKAVVDEVSCYGCGDCSAACPAGAIQMRNFENEQILAQVRAATAHRSQSPFVVAFLCNWCSYACADLTGMSRLHYPTNIRVIRTMCSARVNPEFVLEALKGGADGVLVAGCRMDECHYIHGNFDAKQRMDVLKEVIKEIGLDPRRLRTLWISAAEGERFSNTITEFVKELEGIGPIGTELKLGEPEAEPEEVA, encoded by the coding sequence ATGCGAATCGGAGTCTACATTTGCCACTGCGGGCTAAATATTGCTGGAGTAATAGATGTATTAGCTCTGCAGGAAATGGCGGCTAAACTGGAAGATGTGGTGCTCGCCCGGGAAGTACAGTTTCTATGTTCCGATTCCGGACAGGAAGGCATCATTAAGGATATAAAAGAAAATAAAATCGACAGGGTTGTAATAGCTGCCTGCTCCCCAAGGTTGCATGAAAAGACCTTCAGGCATGTAATGGAAAAAGCCGGGTTGAATCCTTACCTTATGGAAATGGTAAATATAAGGGAGCAGTGCTCATGGGTGCACGCCGATGACCCCCAGATGGCAACCCAGAAGGCTTTTGACCTTATAAGGATGGGAGTCGCAAAGGCAAAATTCCTCAAGGAGCTGAGTGCAACAAGTTCCAAAGCCAGCAGAAATGTCCTGATTATAGGAGGAGGAGTTGCCGGAATCGAAGCAGCCCTGAACCTTGCTGAAGCCGGCTTTCCAGTCACAATGGTAGAAAAAGAATCCACAATCGGAGGCAAAATGGCCCTGATGAATGAGGTCTTTCCTACAAACGACTGCTCCATCTGTGTGCTTGCTCCTAAAATGACGGAAGTTCAGAACCATCCGAATATTAACCTTTACACCTATTCCGAAGTTACGGATATTTCCGGGTCCGTCGGCAAATTTCATGTAAAAGTCACACGCAAACCCAGGTTTATACTTGAAGACAAATGCAAAGGCTGTGTCGACCTCTGCTCTGCGGTTTGTCCCGTAGAAATCGAAAACCCCATGAATTATGGGGTTGGAAAGACCAGAGCCATATATATGCCAATCCCCCAGTCCGTTCCTCAGGTAGTGCTCATAGACCCTGACCACTGTGTAGGCTGCGGGCTGTGTTTACAGGCCTGCCCTGCCGATGCTGTGGATTACGAACAAAAACCTGAAGAAATTGAGTTTGAAGCCGGAGCAGTTATTGTTTCAACAGGTTATCAGCTCTTTGATGCATCAAGGAAAAAGGAGTACGGATTTGGGAAATATCCTGATGTTATCACAAATATGCAGCTTGAGCGCATGCTTAACTCTGCAGGGCCAACAGGTGGAAGAGTCATAGTGCCTTCCACAGGCAAACCACCAAAAAGCGTTTCGTTCATTCAATGTGTCGGGTCAAGAGATAAAACCGTTGGCAATGAATACTGCTCAAGGGTTTGCTGCATGGCTGCACTTAAGAATTCCCAGATGGTTAAGGAACGTTATCCTGACACTGAGATCACAATTCACTACATCGACATCAGGGCTGCAGGGGAGATGTATGAGGAATATTATACAAGGACGCAGTCTATGGGCGTTGATTTTATTCGGGGAAAAGTTGCCGAAATTTACGCAGGTGAAGACGGTAGGCCTGTACTCCGTTATGAAGATACTCTTGAATCCCGGATCGAAGAAGAGGCCTGTGATCTTGTCGTGCTTTCAACAGGCTACGAGCCCAGCAAATCAGCAGAAGGCATAGGCCGGATGCTAAATCTTGCCCGCCGGCCTGACAGGTTCTTTGCAAGTGCCCACCCGAAAATGCGCCCTGTAGATGCCCCCGTCAGCGGAGTTTTCCTTGCAGGCTGCGCCTCAGGACCTAAAGAGATCCAGGTTTCGATTGCCCAGGGAAGTGCATGTGCGTCCAAGGTTATGCAGCTTCTTGGGACAGGAGAGCTTGAAGCCGATCCTATGGGAGCCCATGTTGATCCTGAAAAATGCATAGGGTGCCGGACCTGTCTTGAGGTATGTAAATTTGGGAAAATCAAAATAGAAAATAAAAAAGCTGTTGTAGACGAGGTTTCATGTTACGGCTGCGGAGACTGCAGTGCTGCATGCCCTGCAGGGGCAATACAGATGCGGAACTTCGAAAACGAACAGATTCTTGCTCAGGTCCGGGCTGCAACTGCTCACAGGTCCCAGAGTCCTTTCGTTGTGGCTTTCCTTTGCAACTGGTGCAGTTACGCCTGTGCAGACCTGACCGGGATGTCAAGGCTCCATTACCCGACAAACATCAGGGTTATCCGTACTATGTGCTCGGCAAGGGTAAATCCGGAGTTCGTGCTTGAAGCCTTAAAAGGCGGAGCCGACGGAGTGCTTGTTGCGGGCTGCAGAATGGACGAGTGTCACTACATCCACGGGAACTTTGACGCAAAACAGAGGATGGATGTCTTAAAGGAAGTTATAAAGGAAATCGGACTTGACCCCAGACGGCTGAGGACCCTATGGATCTCTGCTGCCGAAGGAGAACGTTTCTCAAACACAATTACCGAATTTGTAAAGGAACTTGAAGGCATCGGGCCTATAGGAACCGAACTCAAGCTTGGAGAACCCGAAGCCGAACCTGAGGAGGTGGCATAA
- a CDS encoding universal stress protein, with translation MIATDGSVCSRLAANKGIELARLSGGTVYAVYVISTEYFSSMAVDFNWERMREALRKDGSDAVNYVKGIGEMENVNVKCVLLEGHPASELIRYAEEEKMDIIVMGTLGRTGIDRLLLGSVAVNVVRHSKVPVMVVREKSKS, from the coding sequence ATGATTGCAACTGACGGCTCGGTTTGCTCAAGGCTTGCTGCCAATAAAGGGATAGAACTTGCCAGGTTAAGCGGAGGGACGGTTTACGCAGTTTATGTAATATCCACGGAGTATTTTTCTTCGATGGCTGTGGATTTTAACTGGGAGAGAATGCGTGAGGCTTTGAGAAAAGACGGATCTGACGCCGTTAATTATGTAAAAGGGATCGGAGAGATGGAAAATGTTAATGTCAAGTGTGTCCTGCTTGAAGGTCATCCTGCCTCTGAGCTGATCCGATACGCCGAAGAAGAAAAAATGGATATTATTGTTATGGGCACTCTTGGCAGAACAGGAATTGATCGGCTGCTTTTAGGCAGCGTTGCCGTAAATGTTGTACGGCACTCAAAAGTCCCTGTTATGGTTGTAAGAGAAAAAAGTAAGTCTTAA
- a CDS encoding ABC transporter substrate-binding protein: MEAKTDVLILPKFDWYGTTDEIINTLEPDIPVVFVDTLNPDSFCDNVTIIGKIVGNEEQAHEYTEFYSEINDPIIAKTSQIAPEDRLNVFYKAFSDTPEQIKTYGKDMPVVNEFINAAGSKNIAGDLPFAYEDVDKEWVFKQDIDAIVVMCWDQHYPDVFGYNVNDSELPSEKGKEIQEEIMQQDVFTHTDAVKNKKVYLLHNELLSTPRNIIAIAYMAK; this comes from the coding sequence ATAGAAGCAAAGACCGATGTTCTAATCCTGCCAAAATTTGACTGGTATGGTACTACTGACGAAATAATCAACACACTTGAACCTGATATTCCAGTTGTTTTCGTTGATACACTAAACCCTGATTCCTTTTGTGATAATGTTACGATAATTGGGAAGATTGTCGGAAATGAAGAACAAGCACATGAATATACTGAGTTTTACAGCGAAATTAATGATCCTATAATAGCTAAAACTTCTCAGATCGCGCCGGAAGACCGTTTGAATGTTTTTTATAAAGCTTTTTCCGACACTCCTGAACAAATAAAAACCTATGGGAAAGACATGCCCGTTGTAAATGAGTTCATTAACGCTGCTGGTAGTAAAAACATTGCAGGAGATCTACCTTTTGCTTACGAAGATGTCGATAAAGAATGGGTCTTTAAACAGGACATCGATGCCATTGTAGTGATGTGCTGGGACCAGCATTACCCAGATGTATTCGGATATAATGTCAATGATTCTGAACTGCCTTCTGAGAAGGGTAAGGAGATCCAGGAAGAAATCATGCAGCAGGATGTCTTTACACATACTGATGCTGTAAAAAATAAAAAAGTATACCTGCTTCATAATGAATTACTTTCCACTCCAAGAAATATCATTGCCATAGCTTACATGGCCAAGTAG
- a CDS encoding winged helix-turn-helix domain-containing protein, which yields MPENMNLKIGEAAGVLYHKLEEGECSLNQIKIHLSDNGFDSQIALMSIGWLAREDKISVDKESNRWYVRLK from the coding sequence ATGCCAGAGAACATGAACTTAAAAATTGGGGAAGCTGCAGGAGTGTTGTATCATAAGCTAGAGGAAGGTGAATGCAGTTTGAACCAGATAAAGATTCACCTAAGTGACAATGGTTTTGATTCTCAAATAGCTTTGATGTCTATTGGCTGGCTTGCTAGAGAAGACAAAATAAGCGTTGATAAAGAATCTAATCGTTGGTATGTCCGATTGAAATAA
- a CDS encoding 4Fe-4S binding protein, translated as MSEEHTEQETHICRGCCGTEENEVTEPEATEPEDFEAEDLEAEAPETDESEAQEKITVATSMDLQGSHFIYTQTTDKSIKTLDYDYKRCNGCGICAEICPTKALEMGPLHEIATGLDAPAVMMDLDKCTFCRMCSNLCPVHAITFEAVGEVPDEKRYPKYDAFVKINEKCLPCALCEGACPQDAIEVEFTFPKKEEIAPLKEGAEGEIEIDTEKCNFCGICVRFCDAFILLERESTPDNPVPFEQILVDEDKCDYCVLCQDLCPEEAIKVKGERPCEAPKVEGNVKIDELKCTQCARCKTVCPYEAVDLQKPMEGGLALIETNLKECDPQGCRGCFNVCPSKLWYVPTDPEDPRKIAFKEDFCTYCGACVKACHLDAIKVDRTDVHHTEIPDAPWAAQWRDAIESLKTGVRRGVDRAVPRETETFKAQKFMGITPPGVDEEMLAAVQAKLESVMPALRSAKVRKLWETDSPKNTATAVKKKIKS; from the coding sequence ATGAGCGAGGAGCACACCGAACAGGAAACTCACATCTGCAGAGGCTGCTGCGGGACCGAAGAAAATGAAGTTACAGAGCCTGAAGCCACTGAGCCCGAGGATTTTGAAGCCGAGGATCTCGAAGCTGAAGCTCCAGAGACTGATGAGAGTGAAGCCCAGGAAAAGATCACAGTTGCTACCAGCATGGACCTTCAGGGCTCTCATTTTATTTATACCCAGACAACCGATAAATCCATCAAAACTCTGGATTATGATTACAAGCGCTGTAATGGTTGTGGGATCTGTGCAGAAATCTGCCCAACAAAAGCGCTTGAAATGGGACCACTTCATGAGATTGCAACCGGGCTTGATGCACCTGCTGTGATGATGGACCTTGATAAATGTACCTTCTGCAGGATGTGCTCAAACCTCTGCCCTGTGCATGCTATAACCTTTGAGGCTGTGGGTGAAGTTCCTGATGAGAAACGGTATCCGAAGTATGATGCTTTTGTTAAGATTAATGAGAAATGCCTCCCCTGCGCTCTCTGTGAGGGAGCCTGCCCTCAGGACGCGATCGAAGTTGAGTTCACCTTCCCAAAAAAAGAAGAGATTGCGCCTTTAAAGGAAGGGGCAGAAGGAGAGATCGAAATTGACACTGAAAAGTGTAATTTCTGCGGAATCTGCGTCCGGTTCTGTGACGCCTTTATCCTGCTTGAGCGTGAATCCACACCTGACAATCCTGTGCCTTTCGAGCAGATCCTTGTAGACGAGGATAAATGTGATTATTGTGTACTCTGCCAGGACCTCTGCCCTGAAGAAGCAATAAAGGTTAAAGGGGAACGCCCCTGCGAGGCTCCGAAAGTTGAGGGGAATGTTAAGATAGACGAGCTGAAGTGTACACAGTGCGCTCGCTGCAAGACCGTCTGTCCGTATGAAGCCGTAGATTTGCAAAAACCCATGGAAGGGGGACTGGCCCTTATTGAGACAAACCTGAAGGAATGCGATCCTCAGGGTTGCCGCGGCTGTTTCAATGTCTGTCCCTCCAAACTCTGGTATGTGCCTACAGATCCTGAAGACCCAAGAAAAATTGCTTTTAAGGAGGATTTCTGTACCTATTGTGGAGCCTGTGTAAAAGCATGTCATTTAGATGCTATTAAAGTGGACAGGACCGATGTCCACCACACTGAAATTCCTGATGCACCCTGGGCTGCTCAGTGGAGGGATGCAATCGAGTCCCTGAAAACTGGAGTAAGGAGAGGAGTCGACCGTGCAGTACCCAGAGAAACCGAGACCTTTAAAGCCCAGAAGTTCATGGGCATAACACCCCCCGGAGTTGACGAGGAAATGCTTGCAGCTGTGCAGGCAAAGCTTGAGTCTGTAATGCCAGCTCTCAGGAGTGCTAAGGTCAGGAAACTCTGGGAAACTGACTCCCCGAAAAATACAGCTACAGCCGTGAAAAAGAAAATCAAAAGTTAA